The Penaeus monodon isolate SGIC_2016 chromosome 17, NSTDA_Pmon_1, whole genome shotgun sequence genome contains the following window.
ccaaaacaataacaacacggATGAATGACTGTATTTTCGGTCTCGTTACGTTGTACATTACCTTACGCTACGCACTTCTGAGAGACACTGAACCTCGCGTTGGACACCGGGCGTGAGTTGCCAGCAAGCAATAATCAAATTTATTTAACGAATAATGGGCTAACGAATATTGACGATTAGCTGCTGGCGATCGCAGATCATTAGgagaattatgaaatataaatgcGATGACTATACAGATAAAGCCTACGTAACGAAGAAGAACTAGGAATGACtgttttgaagaagaagaagaagaaaaactgccATATAACATACACTATCTGAACAGTGACGCCAGCAAGTAATTTTACGTGGATCTTCTAATGCTAGGCAGTTATTGCAGGATCATTCATACCCCGTGGTTGATAAGGAcacgagaagaaaaataaataaataaataaataaataacatgcaAACTCACATTTTGTTAAGAAGGGGATCGAAGATTTATGGATAtctatgttgtttttttggtattatattattattatcattattattattattatcattattattattattattattattattataactatttattattattattattaatattattattatttattattattattattattattattattattattatttattattattgctattgcccttagtatcatccttattagtattatcaatatttttagaaatatttttattgttgttactattattattcttatcattgtcatgattatgattattaatatgattatgatgatgatggtgatgatgatgatgatgatgatgatgatgatgatgatgatggtgatgatagtgaaggtactgataatgataatggtggtgatcattttcattattattattatcatcataatgatagttaatatcattatcattgtcattattatcattcttatcatttaggCAGATTTACTACACATGTACTCCATAACCCTTTACCTCAAACAATATTCAGTCTTCCCCATCCACTCGAACATTTACTCGTATTTCATCCTCAAGTAATTCAAAGAGCTACTTTTCACACTTCACTGTTTCTCTTACCGCTTCCTCGAGCACCAATCCCGGGAACTATGACGTCACGCGCAGCTCCAGCCAAGGTATCTCGAGCCACCTATATATCGGGTGGCCTTTGCCGGGTGCTTCAGTCGCGGTTCAAACGTTCCGGTGATAACATCGAGCCTCTCCGCAAGTCTTCGAGCGGGAACTCTAGTATAACTGTAGCCAACTTACACAGAATATAGCCATGGACAATAAGGTAATGAGTGATCGAAGTGAGGTCAAGTTGTCGTTTGGTCAGGTGTTTAGTTCGGAATTTGCAGTGACAATTTTGGATTATAGAATACTTTCACATATTTGGGGGTATTGTGCATATTGTTCTAGTAGTGTGTTTTTAAACGGTTTCATTAAGCTCGTTATCCTTCATTAATGCTCTTTTTTACAACTGTGTCGTGTATCAGTGCGCTTAAGTAAACCTCAGTATATCGTAGTTTAATTGGCAAATTACTCGAAAGCAAGTCACGAATAAAGTCTACGGCAATATTTACCCATCATTCGATAGCTGCCATCCTGCTTTCGACCCATTTCTTTCAAATTTAcacatttcttatcattttttttttacagatctcTTACGTGCCCTCTCTATATACCCTTGCTTTTAACGTGttccttcattcattcaataTCTCTGCCCACAGATCGCTCTCGTCTCAGCATCAATTCTCCTCTTGGTCGCCGTCCTGGCTTCACACAGCGGCGTCCATGCGAGGTCCGTTGTTCCCGAAGGTCTCCAGGATCTCGAAATTCCTCGTCAGGAAAGCGTGTTGTTCGCCGTCAGAAGAAAGCGGCAGGTGTTCGACGCTTCGTGCAAAGGAATCTACGATCGGGCACTCTGGGCCAAGCTCAACAATGTGTGCTTGGACTGCCAGAACATCTACAGGGGGAATCCGGCTATTGAGGGAGAGTGCAGGTAAATAGATTCTGCATTGATATCAATAGTCGTATGCATACATGAGtgtgcacacgtacatgcacatgcgcacacgcacacgcacacgcacactcacactcacactcacactcacactcacactcacacacacacacacacacacacacacacacacacacacacacacacacacacacacacacacacacaagcagaataGAATGGTATTCACATCCACAGCAGAGCTCGTATAGTACACTGAAAATATGCTAAACCTTGTAATTTCTTCTCTCCAGGGAAAACTGCTTCGGTACACAGGTCTTCTACGGATGCGTCAAGGCCCTGAAACTACCCACGAAAAATTACTTATATTATGCCGACCTTTTGAGAGAAAGCTAGTTTGTGGAAGCAATTATAACTCAAGGTACGTATTGCTGGAGCTGTGTTgcaatgatgatgttgttgttgatttggtTCTGTATTCAATGTTGAGTAATATTATAAGATcgataattttttggttttacattCAGGTTTGAGTACAGTTTTACTTGGCCATCTTGTGTTTATAGATACgttacattgtatatgtatatatatattttttacaaattatttaccTGTTGTTGGTAAgcatataataacaaaatgtatCAATTGTCACTCAACgagctttatttttctttccaggAACAGAAATCGTTACagctgaaaaaaatgtatatatatatattttacatttgcaATCCCTCCACAATTATACTCAAGCAGCAACAACCGGATTGCCAAGTTCCTCGTTAAAGAAACCACTTCCCTGTTGAAATCTTTTCCCCGCCCGTCAGCAAAAGAAAGGTGTTTCCTGTTTACCTCGCGCAGCTAAGGTGTAGAAGTGTGgagtgtattgtgtattgtggaTCACTTTCCTGGAGTGGTGAGGTTGAACTGAGAGGTGTTTCTGGAGACATTTGCGAAGGATTAGAAGGATAGGAAAAATACGCAGAAGATTGGAAAGAATTGGAAAATTACAGGCGAGGAAGATGCATGGAAAATGGTTCtagaaaggaaaacgggaaaggtGTATATGAAGATAAGAAGATGAAATACtggagaagaggataaaaaaaaaaagatatatgcgcAAGAGACAAGAGGAATAAAGAGCAAAGATAAGAtaggagaagaatagaagagaccCAGGAGtcgagaagaaaggaagatggaaagtacAGAATacagaagaaaattgaaaaaaaagaacgatggaATAAGAtgagtccaaaaaaaaaagaaccaaagtgAACCATTACATTCATTTCATCGGaagtgaagaagggaaaagatgcGTGACAATTAACACGtgaactataattattatcggcCATTTATTACAATTTCCTGTTTCCTCTTTGGGCATTCCTGTAAGTTAAAAAGAGCGAAATTGCCGACGTCAATACAAGGCAGTTGGCAAAGTACTTTTCAAATTCGCGATAAGATTATAGCTTCACTTCGTCGAGTTTTTTGCATGTATCGCAtttaatacgtacatacatacatgtgtgtatatatatgtgtgtatatatatgttcatgtatgtatttttcatgTGTTCTAGTCGGATGTGATTGTAattgtttcatatttttgtacctgctttacatatttaaataatttatgatTTAAAGATAAGTACACTAATTTTGTTGACGTATGAATATTATTTTCCTCTGGCAGTTCTAAGCATGATGTAAATGTGCTAGAATTATTTGACATCAAAATAAATGTTAGATCCATAGCTAGGAACGAAAGATACTCAGCAACAATTAACCTGAAAAAAGGTGAATGATACTGAAAAGTGAATaaatcatttacaaaaaaaattaacgtaAGACGTAAACCGAAAACATTTATACGGAACTAAAACATTTCGTCGCTTATTTCTTTCTTCGAAAAGCATTTGTTACTTTTGAAAGAATGttcagatttattattattattatttttttttttttactattttttttttttacgacgtaTGAGTGTTATGTGCTTGTAGgtgaatctatctatatatctgtatttatatccatctgtttatctatcgatttatccatctgtctatcagctatctatttgtctgtcaattatctgtttaattatctacatatctatcaaactctttctttcttcctt
Protein-coding sequences here:
- the LOC119583793 gene encoding crustacean hyperglycemic hormone 6-like — encoded protein: MDNKIALVSASILLLVAVLASHSGVHARSVVPEGLQDLEIPRQESVLFAVRRKRQVFDASCKGIYDRALWAKLNNVCLDCQNIYRGNPAIEGECRENCFGTQVFYGCVKALKLPTKNYLYYADLLRES